Proteins encoded by one window of Akkermansia muciniphila ATCC BAA-835:
- a CDS encoding MlaE family ABC transporter permease: MQFHVATMIGRAALRLVDRLGSIGLLLYQVASCMWSGQFRMRVLVEQIAKIGVQSQPVVIITGAFTGAVLEAQTLFQLQTVRMETMGGAVVAVGMFRELGPVITGLMLAGRVGSAMAAEIGTMKVTEQVDALKSMNVDPVDYLVKPRIQAMLISMPILMMEAVLVGIASAYIVSVTAFNVDQAYWMHFMSKFVTMGDIIVALVKALAFGLIISTISCREGLNTTNGAVGVGKSTMQAMVYASVALLIANFILTMILNSFFPMGFMR; encoded by the coding sequence ATGCAATTCCATGTAGCAACCATGATCGGCCGCGCCGCTTTAAGGCTGGTTGACCGGTTGGGGTCAATCGGATTGCTGCTTTATCAAGTGGCTTCATGCATGTGGTCCGGCCAATTCCGGATGCGCGTGCTTGTGGAGCAAATTGCAAAAATCGGGGTACAATCCCAGCCGGTGGTCATCATCACCGGCGCGTTCACCGGCGCGGTGCTGGAAGCCCAGACACTATTCCAGCTTCAAACGGTGAGAATGGAAACCATGGGCGGGGCCGTCGTCGCCGTGGGCATGTTCCGGGAACTGGGGCCCGTCATCACCGGGCTGATGCTTGCGGGGCGCGTCGGATCCGCCATGGCCGCGGAAATCGGCACCATGAAAGTCACGGAACAGGTGGATGCCCTTAAATCCATGAATGTGGATCCGGTAGACTACCTGGTGAAGCCGCGGATACAGGCCATGCTTATTTCCATGCCCATCCTGATGATGGAAGCCGTTCTGGTGGGCATCGCCTCCGCGTACATCGTCAGCGTCACCGCCTTTAACGTAGACCAGGCCTACTGGATGCACTTCATGAGCAAATTCGTCACCATGGGGGACATCATCGTAGCCCTGGTCAAGGCTCTTGCTTTCGGCCTCATCATTTCCACCATCTCCTGCCGGGAGGGGCTGAACACCACGAACGGCGCCGTGGGCGTAGGCAAATCCACCATGCAGGCCATGGTGTACGCTTCCGTGGCCCTGCTCATCGCCAACTTTATCCTGACCATGATCCTCAACTCTTTCTTCCCCATGGGATTCATGAGATAG